A region from the Biomphalaria glabrata chromosome 14, xgBioGlab47.1, whole genome shotgun sequence genome encodes:
- the LOC106062675 gene encoding uncharacterized protein LOC106062675, translating to MQLKHLFCVMILLFQSLPVLGDDIKCNHVEEETAAQLNVVWSPDKASSAKVMILLNETEVALCYLKPVNCTVFSKLTNATIKSTPTQRNEIAVSVHGVRSSGYWKVRYITEVDVKNDICKFIFFARAKDLQCQSISRDEIHIYCFSRRIYPSASCNLYYTENMENYVSEEGRQLYSQDTLRNDTYILTTTCTFVKPAAIATTDTFTAVVTMFPNISGSLADLMYGTNVSVLVTLSKPFIKFENCPKEVDFGATVDCQCSVEGIEPVNAMFRWYNTVTNVLISNTSRLTFVATEHTREFSCVVDDVLHKRNLSLTYVLHVNNSQNLHTSISTINSSNKGEKEV from the exons ATGCAATTGAAACATCTTTTTTGCGTTATGATTTTGCTTTTTCAAAGTCTGCCAG ttttaggtGATGACATAAAGTGTAACCACGTGGAGGAAGAAACAGCCGCCCAGTTAAATGTCGTCTGGTCTCCAGACAAAGCTTCAAGCGCCAAAGTTATGATCTTATTGAATGAAACAGAGGTGGCGCTGTGTTACTTAAAACCTGTCAATTGTACAGTGTTCTCCAAGCTAACCAATGCAACAATAAAGAGTACGCCTACTCAGCGTAATGAGATCGCTGTCTCTGTCCATGGGGTTAGATCTTCAGGCTACTGGAAAGTCCGATACATAACTGAAGTTGATGTAAAGAATGATATTtgtaaatttatcttttttg ctAGGGCTAAAGACCTTCAATGTCAATCAATATCTAGAGATGAAATTCATATTTACTGTTTCTCAAGGAGAATATATCCATCGGCTTCATGTAATTTGTATTACACAGAAAATATGGAG AATTATGTTTCAGAAGAAGGAAGACAACTCTACAGCCAAGACACTTTGAGAAACGACACATACATCTTGACAACAACTTGCACATTTGTTAAACCTGCTGCCATAGCAACCACAGATACATTTACTGCCGTGGTGACCATGTTTCCGAATATTTCCGGCAGCCTGGCTGATTTAATGTACGGAACAAACGTCTCTGTTTTAGTCACTTTGT CTAAACCTTTCATCAAATTCGAGAACTGCCCTAAAGAAGTAGACTTCGGTGCTACAGTAGACTGCCAATGTAGTGTTGAAGGTATAGAACCAGTAAATGCAATGTTCAGGTGGTATAATACAGTCACTAATGTATTAATCTCAAACACGTCAAGACTGACTTTTGTGGCAACTGAACACACTCGAG AATTTTCTTGCGTAGTTGATGACGTACTGCACAAACGAAATCTATCACTGACCTATGTGCTACACGTGAACA